In a single window of the Rhodamnia argentea isolate NSW1041297 chromosome 2, ASM2092103v1, whole genome shotgun sequence genome:
- the LOC115737310 gene encoding DNA replication complex GINS protein PSF1 isoform X1, with protein sequence MYGRKASQLVKELSSSEKGQLKPFNDDLFNQVIKECSSHHVGLQALFRNMQEEGLDIQTTRNADFYGALIHHLSLTRNKRCLMAYMYNRADVIRSLRWKLGRVLPNELVMKLSNSEKEFSKGYSATLDAYMNEMNLDLTVDMVPPKDPYIQVRVLDDIGEVLLTDRSANLARYSMHFLKRTDAEQYICQVCCSLKLLIFPGLINSSNQSVALILLTGFNGGTLELTNGVNPVHAFLMGIRRLPS encoded by the exons ATGTACGGGAGAAAGGCAAGCCAGTTGGTGAAAGAGCTCAGTAGCAGTGAAAAGGGGCAGCTCAAGCCTTTTAAT GACGACTTATTTAATCAAGTAATCAAAGAATGTAGTTCACATCATGTTGGGCTTCAGGCCTTGTTCAG GAATATGCAAGAAGAAGGCTTGGATATCCAAACAACCAGAAATGCAGATTTCTATGGAGCACTGATTCATCATCTTTCTCTGACTCGCAATAAACGCTGCCTAATGGCATACAT GTACAATAGAGCAGATGTTATACGGAGTTTGAGGTGGAAGTTAGGGCGCGTGCTTCCCAATGAACTCGTTATGAAGTTGAGCAACTCTGAGAAGGAGTTCTCTAAGGGTTACTCTGCTACTCTGGATGCAtatatgaatgaaatgaatcTGGATTTGACAGTG GATATGGTGCCACCGAAGGATCCGTACATCCAGGTTAGAGTTCTTGATGATATTGGTGAAGTGTTGCTCACTGACCGGTCTGCCAATCTTGCTCGCTACTCAATGCACTTTCTCAAACGAACTGATGCTGAACAATATATTTGTCAGGTTTGTTGTTCCCTCAAGTTGCTGATATTTCCTGGTCTCATCAATTCTTCCAATCAATCAGTTGCTCTGATTCTGTTAACAGGGTTTAATGGAGGAACTCTTGAGCTGACCAACGGAGTTAACCCAGTCCACGCATTCTTGATGGGCATCCGCAGGCTCCCTAGCTGA
- the LOC115737310 gene encoding DNA replication complex GINS protein PSF1 isoform X2 → MYGRKASQLVKELSSSEKGQLKPFNDDLFNQVIKECSSHHVGLQALFRNMQEEGLDIQTTRNADFYGALIHHLSLTRNKRCLMAYMYNRADVIRSLRWKLGRVLPNELVMKLSNSEKEFSKGYSATLDAYMNEMNLDLTVDMVPPKDPYIQVRVLDDIGEVLLTDRSANLARYSMHFLKRTDAEQYICQGLMEELLS, encoded by the exons ATGTACGGGAGAAAGGCAAGCCAGTTGGTGAAAGAGCTCAGTAGCAGTGAAAAGGGGCAGCTCAAGCCTTTTAAT GACGACTTATTTAATCAAGTAATCAAAGAATGTAGTTCACATCATGTTGGGCTTCAGGCCTTGTTCAG GAATATGCAAGAAGAAGGCTTGGATATCCAAACAACCAGAAATGCAGATTTCTATGGAGCACTGATTCATCATCTTTCTCTGACTCGCAATAAACGCTGCCTAATGGCATACAT GTACAATAGAGCAGATGTTATACGGAGTTTGAGGTGGAAGTTAGGGCGCGTGCTTCCCAATGAACTCGTTATGAAGTTGAGCAACTCTGAGAAGGAGTTCTCTAAGGGTTACTCTGCTACTCTGGATGCAtatatgaatgaaatgaatcTGGATTTGACAGTG GATATGGTGCCACCGAAGGATCCGTACATCCAGGTTAGAGTTCTTGATGATATTGGTGAAGTGTTGCTCACTGACCGGTCTGCCAATCTTGCTCGCTACTCAATGCACTTTCTCAAACGAACTGATGCTGAACAATATATTTGTCAG GGTTTAATGGAGGAACTCTTGAGCTGA